TCAGGTATTGATACAAAAACATGAGAATTACCCACCTTACCCTGCAAAAAATGGTTGAGAACCGTGAAAAATTCGCGGTACTGACCTGTTACGACGCGACTTTTGCAGCCGTACTGGAAAATGCCGGTGTAGACGTGTTATTGGTTGGCGACTCGTTGGGCAATGTACTGCACGGTAGTGACACCACTTTGGCCGTGACGCTCGAGGACATGATTTATCACACACGCTGTGTGGCGCGCGGCAGCAGCAAGGCGCTGATCGTCACGGATATGCCGTTCGGCAGTTATCAGATCTCGCCCGCGCAAGCGTTTGAGCATGCCGCCAGGATTATCGCCGCGGGTGCGCAGATGGTTAAGATCGAAGGCGGCTATCTCATGGCTGACACGATTCAATTCCTGACCCGGCGCGGTATCCCGGTGTGCGCGCATATCGGTCTGACGCCGCAATCCGTTCACCAGCTGGGCGGATATAAACTGCAGGGTAATACGGAGAAATCGGCGAAACAATTGCTCGATGACGCAAAAATGCTGGAAAAATCCGGCGCGAGTTTACTGGTGATGGAAGTGGTTCCGGCGAAACTAGCGAAAAAAATTACCCAAGCATTATCTATTCCGACCATCGGCATCGGCGCGGGCGCCGATTGCTCGGGCCAGGTGCTGGTACTGCACGACATGCTGGGACTATCCCAAGGTAAAAAACCGCGCTTCATCAAAGACTTCATGCCGGGTGCCAAAAGCATACCCGAAGCAGTGGCGAATTATGTACAGGCTGTCAAAACCGGGCAGTTTCCTGCTAAAGAACACGAATTTTGATTGCCTGATCTGTATGAACATACTGACCGATATTGCCGCATTGCGTGACACGCTGCGCGATGAAAAAAATATTGCTTTCGTTCCAACCATGGGGAATCTGCACGAGGGTCATCTAGCGCTGATCGAACAAGCAAACCGGTTGTCCGGTTGCGTGGTGGTCAGTATTTTTGTCAACCGGCTGCAATTCTTGCCGCACGAAGATTTTGAGCGCTATCCGCGCACATTGGAAGAAGATTGCAGGGCGCTGTCCGTACTGAATGTCAAGACCGTTTTCGCGCCCAATGAAAAAATTCTTTTCCCAACACCGCAAGAAT
The DNA window shown above is from Nitrosomonas sp. Is35 and carries:
- the panB gene encoding 3-methyl-2-oxobutanoate hydroxymethyltransferase gives rise to the protein MRITHLTLQKMVENREKFAVLTCYDATFAAVLENAGVDVLLVGDSLGNVLHGSDTTLAVTLEDMIYHTRCVARGSSKALIVTDMPFGSYQISPAQAFEHAARIIAAGAQMVKIEGGYLMADTIQFLTRRGIPVCAHIGLTPQSVHQLGGYKLQGNTEKSAKQLLDDAKMLEKSGASLLVMEVVPAKLAKKITQALSIPTIGIGAGADCSGQVLVLHDMLGLSQGKKPRFIKDFMPGAKSIPEAVANYVQAVKTGQFPAKEHEF